The sequence GCGCCACTCGACGAGGGGGCGCGCGATGGCCGTCCCTCAGAGGTAATAGACGACTCGCTCGTCCTCGTGGAGCTCCTTGTAGATGGCCCGCCGCTGCTCCTCGGAGAGCAAGTACACCGATACGCTCAGCGAGATGTATTTGCCCTTGGTGCTGGGCTGTTCGCGGATGGAGTCCGGGGAGACTTCGGTCCCCATCTGCTTGCGGAACAGCGCTCTCACGTGCTCGGCGAAACCGGCCTCCTGCTTGCCCATCACCTTGAAGGTGTAGACGGTGGGGTACTCGATGAGGGGCTTCTTCTCCTCCTCCGCGGGAGGGGTGCTTCCAGGGCCGTCCTTCGTCATGGCACGTCTCGTCGTCGGTTGCGCGGCGCAGGCGCTCACAGCAGGTTGGCGGCCAGCTCGGCCAGGGGGCTGCGCTCACCCTTGGCCATGGTGATGTGGCCGGCGATCTTCTCGTTCTTGAAGCGGTTGACCACGTGCACCAGGCCGTTGTTGGTCGAGTCCACGTACGGGTTGTCGATCTGGAACGGGTCTCCCGTGAGGATGATCTTCGTGTTGTCGCCCACGCGGGTGATGATGGTCTTCACCTCGTGCGGCGTGAGGTTCTGTGCCTCGTCCACGATGATGAACTGGTTGGGCAGGCTGCGGCCGCGGATATACGTCAGCGGCTCGATTTCCATCAGGCCCAGGTCCAACAGCTCGTGGTAGCCGCGCCCGGCCTTCTTGTCCGCGCGGCTGAGGTTCATCAGGAACTCCACGTTGTCGAAGATGGGCTGCATCCAGGGGTTGAGCTTCTCCTCGACGCTGCCGGGCAGGTAGCCGATGTCGCGCCCCAGCGGGAAGATGGGCCGGCTCACCAGCAGCTTCTGGTACAGCCCCTCCTCCGTCACCTTCTGCAGACCCGCCGCAATCGCGAGCAGCGTCTTGCCCGTGCCGGCCTTGCCGACAATCGTGACGAGCTTGATGTCGTCATTGAGGAGCAGGTCCAGGCAGAAGGCCTGCTCCATGTTGCGCGGGCGCACGCCCCAGGTGCCGTCCTTGATGGTGCGCACCAGCGGCACGAGCCGGCCCTTGGTGCCGTGGAAGCGGCCCATGGCGGTGTGGGACGGGTTCGTCTCGTCCTTGAGCAGCACCACCTGGTTGGGGGCGAGCGTGTCCGCGTCGGGCAGCTCCACCTCGGCGCCCTGCTTGTACATCTGGTCGACGAGGTCCTTCGGGACGAGCCGCTCGGTGAAGCCGGTGTACAGCTCGGTGATTTCCACCCGCTCGGCGTCGTAGTCCTCGGCGATGAGGCCAAGCGCGTCCGCGCGGATGCGCAGGTTGGTGTCCTTGGTGATGAAGACGGCCTGCGTCTCCGGCTCCTTCTCCATCAGGTCGATGGCCACCGCGAGGATGCGGTTGTCCATCAGGTTGCTGTCCGCCATGGACAGCGGCAGCTCGCGGTCGGTGAAGTTGACGCGGAGCATGCCTCCGTGCGGCAGGGGCACGCCCTCCTTCAGCGAGCCCTCCGCGCGGAAGGAGTCGAGGTAGCGGGCCACCAGTCGCGCATTACGTCCCAGCTCGGAGAGATCGCGCTTGAACTGATCGATCTCCTCGATGACGTAGATGGGGATGATGACGTTGTTGTCCTTGAAGCCGTAGATGCTGCGCGGATCGTGGAGGAGGACGTTGGTATCGAGGATGAAGTTCTTTCGCATCGTGGGTTGCGCGACCTGAAGGTACGGGTGCGACCGCTGTGGCGTGCGACGGGGCTTCTTGTGCTAC comes from Pyxidicoccus parkwaysis and encodes:
- a CDS encoding HP0495 family protein — its product is MTKDGPGSTPPAEEEKKPLIEYPTVYTFKVMGKQEAGFAEHVRALFRKQMGTEVSPDSIREQPSTKGKYISLSVSVYLLSEEQRRAIYKELHEDERVVYYL
- a CDS encoding PhoH family protein, translated to MRKNFILDTNVLLHDPRSIYGFKDNNVIIPIYVIEEIDQFKRDLSELGRNARLVARYLDSFRAEGSLKEGVPLPHGGMLRVNFTDRELPLSMADSNLMDNRILAVAIDLMEKEPETQAVFITKDTNLRIRADALGLIAEDYDAERVEITELYTGFTERLVPKDLVDQMYKQGAEVELPDADTLAPNQVVLLKDETNPSHTAMGRFHGTKGRLVPLVRTIKDGTWGVRPRNMEQAFCLDLLLNDDIKLVTIVGKAGTGKTLLAIAAGLQKVTEEGLYQKLLVSRPIFPLGRDIGYLPGSVEEKLNPWMQPIFDNVEFLMNLSRADKKAGRGYHELLDLGLMEIEPLTYIRGRSLPNQFIIVDEAQNLTPHEVKTIITRVGDNTKIILTGDPFQIDNPYVDSTNNGLVHVVNRFKNEKIAGHITMAKGERSPLAELAANLL